One segment of Paenibacillus sp. FSL R7-0337 DNA contains the following:
- a CDS encoding MBL fold metallo-hydrolase gives MLNRIESFEGSRHFRLQYIADSTVAAVAVPGTGSLANAAIIDLGGLTLVVDTFATLEAAQDLKAAAEYLTGNPVSYVINTHWHSDHTTGNQVFVPDAQLIATSGTRETMNTFARDRVAKYQNNREKMLEAIREAELQGEQETDSKLKQEMAWENATDREFVNMLPQLVHTVPSVTFDRHMTIHGSNRSAQLITYGGGHTQSDAIVYLPEDKIVIIGDLVLSNHHPVLANANPQEWLYILEQVESLDVETIVPGHGEVCSLQQLHAVKGYISRMIAIVTEAVQNQQSIEEIEIPEKYRAWYFTTYFRTNLNKLYELITASGE, from the coding sequence ATGCTGAACAGGATTGAATCATTTGAAGGCTCCAGGCATTTCCGGCTGCAATATATTGCAGACAGCACCGTTGCAGCGGTTGCGGTTCCAGGCACAGGCTCACTCGCAAACGCGGCCATTATTGACCTGGGGGGACTCACTTTGGTGGTGGACACATTCGCGACGCTGGAAGCAGCACAGGATTTGAAGGCTGCTGCTGAGTATCTCACAGGGAACCCTGTATCCTATGTAATCAACACACACTGGCACAGCGATCATACTACTGGCAATCAGGTGTTTGTGCCTGACGCTCAGCTGATTGCAACATCAGGCACCCGTGAGACGATGAATACATTCGCCAGAGACCGGGTAGCCAAGTACCAGAACAACAGAGAGAAGATGCTAGAGGCGATCCGGGAAGCGGAATTGCAAGGCGAGCAGGAGACAGATAGCAAGCTGAAGCAAGAAATGGCTTGGGAGAATGCAACGGACCGTGAGTTCGTGAACATGCTGCCGCAGCTGGTTCATACAGTACCGAGCGTGACTTTTGACCGGCATATGACCATTCATGGCAGCAACCGCAGCGCGCAGCTCATTACATATGGCGGAGGACACACGCAGAGCGATGCTATTGTGTACCTACCGGAAGATAAAATTGTCATTATCGGGGACCTCGTACTCTCGAACCATCACCCTGTTCTAGCCAATGCCAATCCTCAGGAATGGCTGTATATTCTGGAGCAGGTTGAATCGCTGGACGTGGAGACGATTGTACCAGGGCATGGTGAGGTCTGCTCCCTGCAACAGCTTCATGCGGTGAAGGGATACATAAGCAGAATGATCGCCATCGTGACCGAAGCCGTTCAGAATCAGCAGAGTATTGAAGAGATCGAAATCCCTGAAAAATACCGGGCTTGGTACTTCACAACCTATTTCAGGACAAATTTGAATAAGCTCTATGAACTGATTACTGCATCAGGGGAGTAA
- a CDS encoding ABC transporter permease, whose amino-acid sequence MNISYKRASAIFVKDYKEFSRNYALSIMLLFPILFALLFKSAGTSLPGAAGFLFNSSFVLLTCFAQACLIAEEKERNTLRSLMMTPATTMDVLMGKSSLVFVMSAVVLTVSTLLYGYEPVNIGAFVAAIVLSIVLYTAAGTICGLYSKTLLDASLSIIPVAFIFMGAPWGAVLAKNYPVLGLLDYMPSSQLIHLLNLSPAGYSAAEVWPPLLIIAAWTAVLTIVSVVLYQKRLRDE is encoded by the coding sequence ATGAACATCTCCTATAAGCGGGCCAGCGCGATCTTTGTGAAGGATTACAAGGAATTCTCGCGCAATTATGCGCTGTCCATTATGCTGCTGTTTCCGATTCTGTTTGCGCTGCTGTTTAAAAGCGCAGGGACATCCTTGCCGGGAGCCGCCGGATTCCTGTTCAACAGTTCGTTTGTCCTGCTGACCTGCTTCGCTCAAGCCTGCCTGATTGCGGAAGAGAAGGAACGCAACACGCTGCGGTCCCTTATGATGACTCCGGCTACTACAATGGATGTGCTGATGGGCAAAAGCAGTCTGGTCTTTGTCATGTCAGCGGTGGTACTTACCGTTTCTACACTATTGTATGGCTATGAACCAGTAAATATAGGAGCATTTGTAGCCGCGATTGTTCTTTCCATTGTTCTCTACACGGCAGCCGGGACGATCTGTGGTCTCTATTCCAAAACCTTGCTTGATGCTTCCTTATCCATCATCCCGGTAGCCTTCATCTTCATGGGCGCACCGTGGGGGGCTGTATTGGCGAAGAATTATCCAGTATTAGGATTGCTGGACTACATGCCAAGCAGCCAATTAATACATTTGCTGAACCTGAGCCCTGCCGGTTATTCTGCGGCAGAGGTGTGGCCGCCTCTTCTGATCATTGCGGCGTGGACAGCCGTGCTGACGATTGTGTCTGTGGTGCTGTACCAGAAGCGGCTCCGGGACGAATAA
- a CDS encoding glycoside hydrolase family 88 protein — translation MNWEQAIEQTLTTTRLNVKRFGERFPIVSMGDGKYHLTGHTNWTEGFWPGILWLSYEYSRDPEIHAAAIQATDSFHQRMLDGQALDHHDIGFLYSLSAKARWIADKDEASRLLALQAADQLMKRWRPGPQLFQAWGAEGDEDNGGRIIIDCLMNLPLLCWASGQTGDPVYARASRIHAETSRRFLVRGDDSSYHTFYFDQQTGDALRGGTAQGYQDGSTWTRGQAWGVYGFALAYRSFQEPHYLEASKRMARYFVEHLPADHVAYWDFDAPQQEGTPRDSSASAITVCGLLELLEHLPENDPDRDYFCDAVNKSMDSLINRYFTAGHPAEEGFLRHGSYSVRGNASPDDFMIWGDYFFLEALLRLARGIPGYWYERETTQNTTI, via the coding sequence ATGAACTGGGAGCAGGCGATTGAGCAGACACTTACGACTACGCGGCTTAATGTGAAGCGATTTGGGGAGAGATTTCCGATTGTAAGTATGGGGGACGGCAAATATCATCTGACCGGCCACACCAACTGGACAGAGGGCTTCTGGCCTGGGATTTTATGGCTAAGCTATGAATACAGCCGGGACCCGGAGATTCATGCCGCCGCCATCCAGGCGACCGATTCCTTCCACCAGCGCATGCTGGACGGGCAGGCACTGGATCATCACGATATCGGCTTCCTGTACTCTCTTTCGGCCAAGGCCCGCTGGATTGCAGACAAGGATGAAGCCTCGCGCCTGCTCGCCTTGCAGGCAGCAGACCAGCTAATGAAGCGCTGGCGCCCCGGTCCTCAGCTCTTTCAGGCTTGGGGGGCCGAGGGCGATGAAGACAACGGCGGACGGATCATCATCGACTGCCTGATGAATCTGCCGCTCCTCTGCTGGGCCAGCGGACAGACCGGCGACCCGGTCTATGCCAGGGCTTCCCGTATCCACGCCGAGACAAGCCGCCGCTTCCTGGTGAGGGGCGATGACTCTTCTTACCATACCTTTTATTTCGACCAGCAGACGGGGGATGCCCTTCGTGGAGGTACGGCACAAGGGTATCAGGACGGCTCCACCTGGACGAGGGGACAGGCCTGGGGTGTCTACGGCTTCGCTCTCGCCTACCGCAGCTTCCAGGAGCCTCATTACCTCGAAGCCTCCAAAAGAATGGCCCGCTACTTCGTGGAGCATCTCCCCGCCGACCATGTAGCCTATTGGGATTTCGATGCCCCGCAGCAGGAAGGCACCCCGCGCGACAGCTCCGCTTCTGCCATCACCGTATGCGGTCTCTTAGAGCTGCTGGAGCATCTGCCGGAGAATGATCCCGACCGGGACTATTTCTGTGACGCCGTGAACAAATCCATGGACTCGCTGATCAATCGCTACTTCACCGCAGGCCACCCAGCAGAAGAGGGATTTCTGCGGCACGGCTCCTATTCGGTCAGAGGCAACGCCTCCCCGGATGACTTCATGATCTGGGGCGATTACTTCTTCCTGGAGGCGCTGCTGCGTCTTGCGCGGGGAATTCCGGGGTATTGGTATGAGCGGGAGACTACACAAAATACAACGATCTGA
- the fabV gene encoding enoyl-ACP reductase FabV, which yields MIIQPKTRGFICTTAHPEGCAGQIQEQIDYVRSQKKLTGPVNVLVIGASTGYGLASRIAAAFGAGANTIGVFFDKAAEGTRTASAGWYNSAAFEREAAKQGLKSFSIVGDAFSDAVKTTTIELIKAEFGTVDLVVYSVASPRRTHPVTGEVFSSVIKPVGEAYSNKTMNFHTGEVSTVTIEPATEDEVRQTIAVMGGEDWGMWISQMQEAGVLADGATTVAYSYIGPKITHPIYKDGTIGQAKNHLEQTAIALNDQLSATGGRAFVSVNKALVTQSSSAIPVVPLYISALYRVMKEKELHENCIQQMYRLFADHLYNGGEAAADGSHLIRIDDWEMREDVQIEVMRRWNELETDNVPELADLAGYQDDFFHLFGFRTEGVDYEADTDPAVEIPNMV from the coding sequence ATGATTATTCAGCCAAAAACACGCGGCTTTATCTGCACAACAGCTCACCCGGAGGGATGTGCCGGACAAATACAGGAACAGATCGATTATGTACGGTCCCAAAAGAAGCTTACCGGCCCGGTGAACGTGCTGGTCATCGGCGCTTCCACAGGTTATGGACTGGCTTCGCGAATTGCCGCTGCCTTTGGCGCGGGCGCGAACACCATCGGCGTCTTCTTCGACAAGGCTGCTGAAGGCACCCGCACCGCCTCCGCAGGCTGGTACAATTCTGCTGCCTTTGAACGTGAAGCGGCCAAGCAGGGGCTGAAATCCTTCAGCATCGTCGGCGATGCCTTCTCGGACGCCGTCAAGACCACAACGATCGAACTAATCAAGGCCGAATTCGGCACCGTTGACCTGGTCGTCTACAGCGTGGCCTCCCCGCGCCGCACCCATCCGGTAACCGGAGAGGTGTTCTCTTCGGTTATTAAGCCGGTAGGCGAAGCTTACTCGAACAAGACGATGAACTTCCACACCGGAGAAGTCTCCACCGTTACCATTGAACCGGCTACAGAGGATGAAGTCCGCCAGACCATAGCCGTGATGGGCGGAGAAGACTGGGGCATGTGGATCAGCCAGATGCAGGAGGCCGGTGTGCTTGCTGACGGAGCAACTACCGTAGCGTACTCTTATATCGGACCCAAGATTACGCATCCTATCTACAAGGACGGAACTATCGGCCAGGCGAAGAACCATCTGGAGCAGACCGCCATTGCCTTGAACGATCAGCTCTCCGCCACAGGGGGCCGGGCCTTCGTATCTGTGAATAAGGCACTGGTGACCCAATCCAGCTCGGCGATCCCGGTAGTGCCGCTGTATATCTCCGCCCTGTACAGAGTCATGAAGGAGAAGGAGCTGCACGAGAACTGCATCCAGCAGATGTACCGTCTGTTCGCAGACCATCTGTATAACGGCGGCGAAGCCGCTGCGGACGGCAGCCACCTGATCCGCATTGACGACTGGGAGATGCGCGAAGATGTGCAGATCGAGGTCATGAGACGCTGGAATGAGCTGGAGACCGATAATGTGCCTGAGCTGGCGGATCTGGCAGGCTATCAGGACGACTTCTTCCATCTGTTCGGCTTCCGTACCGAAGGCGTAGACTATGAAGCTGATACAGACCCTGCCGTAGAGATTCCTAATATGGTGTAA
- a CDS encoding serpin family protein, protein MGKRLSALILAVLLLGGCSGGGSGMNYAERQAAAAGLDSGLADSSNRLGVKLFGQLWKQGSGNLTISPYSVATALALAYNGSAGETAEELGKLLGYAPDERQKLNTGHQSLMKLLNHVGPGVELKIANSVWGMKGLPLRREYLKTGENFYDAQIKTTDLAAEESVKEINGWVADHTEDKIQEMLTEPPGPLAVAVLVNALYFKGNWTDVFEEQATKQADFYPLDGPAAQVMMMKRSGMFEYAAHEDWQAVKLPYGEGQLEMVVVLPGEQSSLSELVGQLEQGTLLLDEDFSSTLGTLLLPRFTASYGTELSKVLQALGVKLAFDPNRGDFSLMADLDSPIFVEQVIHKTYIDVNERGTEAAASTVIGMLTGAAAPPADKPFEMNVNRPFLFMIRDTQSGVVLFLGAIENPQRTD, encoded by the coding sequence ATGGGCAAAAGATTATCCGCACTTATACTGGCCGTGCTGCTCTTGGGCGGCTGCAGTGGAGGGGGTTCGGGCATGAATTACGCGGAGAGACAGGCTGCTGCAGCAGGGCTCGATTCGGGTCTGGCTGACAGCAGCAACCGGCTGGGCGTGAAGCTGTTCGGCCAGTTATGGAAGCAGGGGAGCGGGAACCTGACGATATCCCCGTACAGTGTCGCTACCGCTCTGGCCCTGGCTTATAACGGCAGTGCCGGAGAGACGGCAGAGGAACTCGGGAAGCTGCTGGGCTATGCGCCGGACGAACGGCAGAAGCTGAATACTGGCCATCAGTCATTAATGAAGCTCTTGAATCATGTAGGACCGGGCGTGGAGCTGAAGATCGCAAATTCGGTCTGGGGGATGAAGGGCCTGCCGCTGCGCAGGGAATATCTCAAGACCGGTGAGAACTTCTATGATGCGCAGATTAAGACTACGGACCTGGCGGCAGAGGAGTCTGTGAAGGAGATTAACGGTTGGGTGGCAGACCATACGGAGGACAAGATTCAGGAGATGCTCACGGAGCCGCCCGGACCGCTGGCTGTGGCTGTCCTTGTCAATGCGCTGTATTTCAAAGGCAACTGGACAGATGTGTTCGAGGAACAGGCTACGAAGCAGGCCGACTTTTATCCACTGGACGGACCGGCAGCGCAGGTAATGATGATGAAGCGGAGCGGTATGTTCGAGTATGCAGCTCATGAGGATTGGCAGGCGGTGAAGCTTCCCTACGGAGAGGGACAGCTGGAGATGGTAGTGGTCCTTCCGGGTGAGCAATCCTCTCTCTCGGAGCTTGTGGGTCAACTGGAGCAGGGAACTCTGCTGCTCGATGAGGATTTTTCCAGTACCCTGGGGACGCTGCTGCTGCCGAGATTCACGGCCAGCTATGGGACAGAGCTCTCCAAAGTGCTGCAGGCGCTGGGCGTGAAGCTTGCCTTTGATCCGAACCGGGGCGATTTCTCCCTTATGGCGGATCTGGACAGCCCGATTTTTGTGGAACAGGTCATCCACAAAACCTATATCGATGTGAACGAGCGGGGAACGGAGGCAGCGGCTTCCACTGTAATTGGTATGCTTACCGGAGCAGCAGCGCCCCCTGCAGATAAGCCCTTTGAAATGAATGTCAACCGGCCGTTCCTGTTCATGATCCGGGACACGCAGAGCGGAGTTGTGCTGTTCCTTGGGGCGATTGAGAATCCGCAGCGCACGGATTGA
- a CDS encoding sensor histidine kinase, with protein sequence MKLFLREHMLLLAVQIVQFGAMLSIYWLDGYRDLPTALYAVFIGFFFLSCYLIYQYISRRRYYLRLSRPLETLDESFQKLENHPVSTALEQLLHAQYGYYQQQLTAVKQQQEQHLTFIDQWVHQMKTPLSVIELTVQNMDEPEFASIREELERMRSGLHTVLYMARLRAFEKDFHIRPVVLPKLVNEVVHDHRRLFIRSHIFPEVQAPTHGLTAQTDEKWLFFMLSQIMNNAIKYSAAANTETGRKITISCYIRGPEAVIEVKDRGIGIEASDLKRVFDPFFTGSNGRGLRESTGMGLYLTKESADRLGHRLELESAAGEGTVVRIILTADT encoded by the coding sequence ATGAAGCTGTTTCTCCGTGAGCATATGTTGTTATTGGCTGTGCAGATCGTGCAATTCGGTGCTATGCTGTCCATTTACTGGCTGGACGGCTACCGCGATCTGCCGACCGCGCTCTATGCGGTCTTTATTGGCTTCTTCTTCCTCAGTTGCTATCTCATCTACCAATATATCAGCAGGCGCCGTTATTATCTTCGCCTCAGCAGACCTCTGGAGACGCTGGACGAATCCTTTCAGAAGCTGGAGAACCACCCTGTATCCACAGCGCTGGAGCAGCTGCTGCATGCCCAATACGGCTACTATCAGCAGCAGCTGACGGCGGTGAAGCAGCAGCAGGAGCAGCATCTGACTTTCATCGACCAATGGGTCCATCAGATGAAGACGCCTTTGTCAGTCATCGAGCTGACCGTGCAGAATATGGACGAGCCGGAGTTTGCCAGCATCCGCGAGGAGCTGGAGCGTATGCGCAGCGGACTGCATACCGTTCTGTATATGGCCAGGCTGCGGGCTTTTGAGAAGGATTTCCACATCAGGCCTGTCGTCCTGCCGAAGCTGGTGAACGAGGTGGTCCATGATCACAGACGCCTGTTCATCCGCAGCCATATCTTTCCCGAGGTCCAAGCCCCAACTCACGGCCTTACCGCCCAGACCGATGAGAAATGGCTGTTCTTCATGCTGTCGCAAATTATGAACAATGCCATTAAATATTCAGCGGCGGCTAATACGGAGACCGGCCGGAAAATCACTATATCCTGCTATATAAGAGGACCGGAGGCAGTTATTGAGGTTAAGGACCGGGGCATTGGTATTGAGGCGTCTGATCTCAAACGGGTATTCGACCCCTTCTTCACCGGCAGCAACGGGCGCGGGCTGCGGGAGTCTACAGGAATGGGACTGTATCTGACGAAGGAGTCCGCCGACCGTCTCGGGCACCGGCTTGAGCTGGAATCGGCGGCTGGTGAAGGAACGGTGGTGCGGATTATTTTGACGGCGGATACTTAG
- a CDS encoding response regulator transcription factor — MSKILIVEDDPKIADLLLSAIEKYGYEGGRVKDFRQVLQEFEQVRPDLVLLDVNLPSYDGYYWCRQIRKISTCPVLFISARDGEMDQIMALENGGDDYITKPFHSGIVLAKIHSHLRRAYGEYAAKREELMLEKEGLILYPERLELQYGQAVVPLTRKESDLIESLMERYPRVASREALLEKLWDPQAFVDENTLNVNIARVRKKFQELGMEDAVLTVRGSGYRLNNSWSGAQP, encoded by the coding sequence ATGTCCAAAATTCTGATCGTGGAAGATGATCCGAAGATTGCAGACCTGCTGCTGTCAGCGATTGAGAAGTATGGTTATGAGGGGGGCAGGGTCAAAGACTTTCGTCAGGTGCTACAAGAATTTGAACAGGTAAGGCCGGATCTGGTGCTGCTGGATGTGAATTTGCCCAGCTATGACGGGTATTACTGGTGCCGGCAGATCCGAAAGATCTCTACTTGTCCTGTGCTGTTCATTTCGGCGCGGGATGGGGAGATGGACCAGATTATGGCGCTGGAGAACGGCGGGGATGATTATATTACGAAGCCCTTTCACTCAGGGATTGTACTGGCCAAAATCCACAGCCATCTCCGCCGCGCTTACGGGGAATATGCGGCTAAGCGCGAGGAACTGATGCTGGAGAAGGAAGGGCTGATTCTGTATCCTGAAAGGCTTGAATTGCAGTACGGGCAGGCGGTCGTGCCTCTTACCCGCAAGGAATCGGATCTCATTGAGAGTCTGATGGAGCGTTACCCGAGGGTTGCCAGCCGGGAAGCGCTGCTGGAGAAGCTATGGGACCCGCAGGCTTTTGTGGATGAGAACACGCTGAACGTGAATATCGCACGGGTCCGCAAGAAATTCCAGGAGCTGGGGATGGAGGATGCTGTGCTTACCGTCAGGGGTTCGGGATACCGGCTGAACAACAGCTGGTCAGGGGCCCAGCCATGA
- a CDS encoding ABC transporter ATP-binding protein → MLEVQKVSKIYEGNVAYRALTDIDLTIAAGEFVGIMGPSGSGKTTLLNMIATVDVPTTGSIRINHKDTGKLDKNELAVFRRRELGFVFQDFNLLNTLTVEENIVLPLTLDGTRVSEMKQKARDIAEKLGIGSIMNKRTYEISGGQAQRTAIARAMIHAPKLLLADEPTGNLDSKAAKDVMDLLETLNRQQSTTMMLVTHDAVAASYCHRVVFIKDGRFYTEIHQGDNRQSFFQKIIDTLSLLGGYSHDVPPVRIP, encoded by the coding sequence ATGCTGGAGGTTCAAAAGGTCAGTAAAATCTATGAAGGAAACGTGGCCTACCGGGCCTTGACCGACATTGACTTAACCATCGCAGCCGGAGAATTCGTGGGGATTATGGGACCCTCCGGCAGCGGAAAAACAACGCTCCTGAATATGATTGCCACCGTGGACGTTCCGACTACCGGAAGCATTAGGATCAATCATAAGGACACGGGCAAGCTGGACAAAAATGAGCTGGCAGTCTTCCGCCGCCGCGAGCTGGGCTTTGTCTTTCAGGATTTCAATCTGCTGAATACCCTGACTGTCGAAGAGAATATAGTGCTGCCGCTGACCCTGGATGGGACCCGGGTTAGTGAAATGAAGCAAAAGGCCCGGGACATTGCCGAGAAGCTGGGGATTGGCTCCATTATGAATAAACGCACCTATGAGATCTCCGGCGGACAGGCTCAGCGGACTGCGATCGCCAGAGCCATGATTCATGCTCCGAAGCTGCTGCTGGCCGATGAGCCTACCGGAAATCTCGATTCCAAGGCAGCCAAAGATGTGATGGATCTGCTGGAAACGCTCAACCGGCAGCAGTCCACAACGATGATGCTTGTTACTCATGACGCTGTAGCCGCCAGCTATTGTCACCGCGTGGTATTCATTAAGGACGGCAGGTTCTATACAGAGATCCACCAGGGGGATAACCGCCAGAGCTTTTTCCAGAAAATTATTGATACACTTTCGCTGTTAGGGGGGTATAGCCATGACGTTCCGCCAGTTCGCATTCCGTAA
- a CDS encoding methyltransferase domain-containing protein has product MLNHLFSLARQPVLWQRSVEPLWNDGHISKQMLEAHLNPDWEAASRRHSDIDCSVKWLSRLIPPGSRILDLGCGPGLYTKRLFEQGYNVTGLDFSRRSIAYVFTQKTNWSKQDSTSWTVHPDGGFWNAEPHVCLEASYFFEGHTVEARQTLILADHELHHYLIWNTVFTQGTLAEEVLPWGFQLDSVYDDSCGSPYTGGADTLCFVLRKG; this is encoded by the coding sequence ATGCTAAATCACCTGTTTTCACTTGCTAGACAACCTGTGCTCTGGCAACGAAGCGTTGAACCCCTTTGGAATGACGGGCATATCTCGAAGCAAATGCTGGAAGCTCATCTGAATCCGGACTGGGAAGCGGCGAGCCGCAGGCATAGCGATATTGACTGTTCAGTGAAGTGGCTTAGCCGTCTGATCCCGCCGGGAAGCCGTATTCTTGACCTTGGTTGTGGACCGGGGCTCTATACCAAGCGTCTCTTTGAACAGGGGTATAACGTAACGGGACTTGATTTCTCAAGACGTTCAATCGCCTATGTGTTCACGCAGAAGACGAATTGGAGTAAGCAGGACAGTACCTCGTGGACGGTGCATCCAGACGGAGGTTTTTGGAATGCTGAACCGCATGTATGTCTCGAAGCGTCTTATTTCTTCGAGGGGCATACCGTGGAGGCCCGTCAGACCCTCATACTTGCCGATCATGAGCTGCATCATTATTTGATCTGGAACACGGTGTTTACACAGGGGACCCTTGCGGAGGAAGTGTTGCCTTGGGGATTCCAACTGGACAGTGTCTACGATGATAGTTGCGGCAGTCCGTATACGGGGGGAGCAGACACGCTATGTTTTGTACTTAGGAAAGGATAG
- a CDS encoding LytTR family transcriptional regulator DNA-binding domain-containing protein, whose product MPKLELDLSANPSVGIITDLRRKQLLMEQLSRDSGNYLSWAGQNEYMRLTVEELISFLIRMSGRGERAAVLTDYFALKEERKVRLMQLSSSKRVYVTLLRAFFAHQSTLVLEEPFFYLEEQDRRQLKRILDDLSQQKRILILTSNLEDALISCDVIYRLSGSGLHQLDIRDSEEDRQEAQKQDEANITLQKVSTKREDKVILFDPPEIDFIESVEGSILVHVGGEHYDCALTLTQLEARLLNFGFFRCHRSYIVNLQKVREIITWTKNSYSLRLNTGKEAVVPLSRSKLPELKALLKL is encoded by the coding sequence ATGCCGAAGCTCGAGCTTGATCTGTCTGCGAACCCTTCGGTTGGTATTATCACAGATTTGAGGCGCAAGCAACTGTTAATGGAGCAATTGTCCCGGGATTCCGGCAATTATTTGTCATGGGCCGGGCAGAACGAATATATGCGGCTCACGGTAGAGGAGCTAATCTCGTTTCTGATCCGGATGTCGGGACGCGGGGAGCGGGCGGCTGTGTTAACTGATTATTTTGCGCTGAAGGAGGAACGTAAGGTCAGATTGATGCAGCTCAGCTCTTCGAAAAGGGTGTATGTGACCCTGCTGCGGGCTTTTTTCGCCCATCAGTCCACGCTCGTATTGGAGGAGCCGTTTTTCTATCTGGAGGAGCAGGACCGCCGCCAGCTGAAGCGGATACTGGATGATCTGTCGCAGCAGAAAAGGATACTCATTCTGACCTCGAATCTGGAGGATGCGCTGATCTCCTGTGATGTCATCTACCGGCTGAGCGGGTCCGGGCTTCATCAGCTGGATATCCGCGATTCGGAAGAGGACAGGCAGGAAGCGCAGAAGCAGGATGAGGCCAACATCACCTTACAGAAGGTCTCGACCAAACGGGAGGATAAGGTGATTTTATTTGACCCGCCCGAGATTGATTTTATTGAAAGTGTAGAAGGCTCTATCCTGGTGCATGTCGGCGGTGAGCATTACGACTGTGCCCTGACCTTGACCCAGCTCGAAGCGCGGCTGCTGAATTTCGGTTTCTTCCGGTGTCACCGGTCCTACATCGTCAATCTGCAAAAGGTGCGCGAGATTATTACCTGGACGAAGAACAGCTACAGTCTGCGGCTGAACACCGGCAAGGAGGCCGTGGTTCCGTTATCCCGCTCCAAATTGCCGGAACTTAAGGCGCTGCTTAAGCTGTAA
- a CDS encoding ABC transporter ATP-binding protein: MAVIQVEQVRKTFGARDALTEVSFSIPKGEIFGFLGPSGAGKTTLIKILTAQLKPTGGAAKVFDQPAEAMQQSAQKMRFGILTDNSGLYERLSIEENLELYRKLYDLPRSAVDQVLQFVNLSSERKKKTNTLSKGMRQRVMLACAIIHEPELLFLDEPTSALDPVNSAHIYKGLRYLNEKGTTIFITTHDMAEAELLCNRVAILYQGRIQTIGSPRELKRQHRENVIRVELTSGEAHELPVDGDTADRIADWMKRGLIERVETKEPSLGDIFIKMTGSELL, from the coding sequence ATGGCGGTTATTCAGGTAGAGCAGGTCCGCAAGACCTTCGGGGCTAGAGATGCGCTGACAGAGGTGTCCTTCAGTATTCCAAAGGGGGAGATTTTCGGGTTCCTCGGTCCGAGCGGTGCAGGCAAAACCACCTTAATTAAGATTCTGACTGCACAGCTGAAGCCGACTGGCGGAGCGGCCAAAGTCTTCGATCAGCCGGCAGAGGCGATGCAGCAGTCGGCCCAGAAGATGCGTTTTGGCATTCTGACCGATAACAGCGGCCTGTACGAGCGGTTGTCCATAGAGGAGAATCTGGAGCTGTACCGGAAGCTGTACGATCTTCCCCGCTCTGCGGTGGATCAGGTGCTGCAGTTCGTTAATTTGAGCAGTGAGCGCAAGAAGAAAACAAACACGCTGTCCAAAGGGATGCGTCAGCGGGTGATGCTGGCCTGCGCCATTATCCATGAGCCGGAGCTGTTGTTCCTGGATGAGCCGACCTCGGCCCTGGACCCTGTGAATTCAGCGCATATCTATAAAGGCTTACGTTATCTGAATGAGAAGGGTACGACTATCTTCATCACCACGCATGATATGGCGGAGGCGGAGCTGCTCTGTAACCGTGTGGCGATTCTCTATCAGGGACGTATCCAGACCATCGGCTCTCCGCGGGAACTGAAGCGTCAGCACCGCGAGAATGTAATCCGGGTGGAGCTGACCAGCGGAGAGGCTCATGAGCTTCCGGTGGACGGGGACACGGCGGACCGGATCGCGGATTGGATGAAGCGGGGACTTATTGAACGGGTAGAGACGAAGGAACCGAGCCTGGGTGATATTTTTATCAAAATGACGGGAAGTGAGCTGCTATGA